AAAAAGTTGCAAATAGTTTAAGACTTTATAAATGGTAAAAACTTAATAAGATCATTTTAGTAGTAACTCAAAAAATAAGCTATATGAGACTAGTATAATTAGTAAGTactattagttttaattaaataatcggGATTTTCGCTGTCATGCAATCTAGAAATAAAATAATGgcaagtcaatttttttttttttcctttcgcACTTTTGAGTAAAGCATGTGCAAATTTTACTTTTTGTAGGCTTAAAGTTTGCAAGTCAATGTAAAATTATGTAAGACTGTAGAAATCAGAGCATCATGCACCGAACAAATAGGCAATGTTGACTAATGCATATATATGGACAATACATACAAACTTTCATACATGTAAACATCAAGCAAATCAAAATATTGTTCCACAAAATTATTATTTGTCCAAAATTCAGCCACCAAGAGATCTTACTTGCattacaattaaaataaaaaagaaaaaagtttaGAGACAGACAGAAAGAATGACTTCTATAAATACAATTTCAATTcgataaaataataatttctttacCAAGATTAATTAATAACCCCCCAAAAAAATATTGAGAATTTGATCCCTAATGCAGCCCTAAAAATATATATCGACTTTTATTTTTTGAGAAATTAAGGTGTATCCAATAAAATGAGAAGTAAGGGTTCAGTATACAAGATACAAGGAAGGGGTCATCCCCAATTCATATTTGCTCACTAACTAAACTTAAAACAAACTTAGCTAGTAAATGAACAATGATATTTGTTTATCTTTGGACAAAACTAAGTTGGACTTGAGGGAAGAAAGACAGAAACTCTAATGAGATGAACATATTACTCTATAATGAGTGAGGGAGAGGAGATACAAGTTAAGTAATAATTTtgataataatgataaaaatagtatTACTATAAGAGTTCATTCAACCCTTCAAAAGGAAGAGAGGCAAAATGGGATACTTTGCGTTGAAAATTGACTTGGTTAAAGTAATGGATTGGCTGGGCTTCCCTCGGGAATTTTGCTCATGAGTTAGAAAATGCATTGAAACTGCCTCGTTTAATGTTTGTATCAATGGGAGTCCCTCGGGTAACTTCAAACCTGAGAGAGGAATCAGAAGGGAGACCCCATATCACCCTATCTTTTTATTCTGGTTGCTGATGTCTTTTTGAGACTAATTGATCTAAAGATTGGTGAAAGGAAAATCCTTGAGGTGCATCTATCGGGAGGTGGCCCTCGTCTATCTCATCTCTTATTCGTAGATGATATTATTTTAATGGGAAGGACCAATTTGGAGGAGGCCAGAGCTTTTTGGGATTGCCTGCAAACTTTTTGTAATTTGCCGGGCAAGAAATTAATAAGATGAAAACTACCATCTTCTTTAATAACAACACcccaaaatccaccaagaaagAGTTAGCAATTGACCTTGGGGTAACCACTCAGATTGGAAAAACTCAAATACCTTAGTATGCAGAGTTCAAAGCCAGAAGCAAAGTGAATGACTTCAGATATATTATCGATGCCTTGGAAGAGAGGCTTGCTGGTTGGAAAGCCAAGAGTTTGTCCAAGTCAGGGAGAGCTACTTTGGTTAAATATGTGGCAATGGGTTTGCCTACTTATACTATGCAGAACTCTTTTCTACCAGATTCAGTGGCAAAGAAAATTGAAAGTAAAATCTGCAAGTTCTGGTGGGGGCATgatctgaaaaagaagggaatcAACTTAGTTGCTTGGGACAAACTGTCtctcaaagtcttatggaggttTTGGGTTCTGAAGAACTAAAGATATGAATTAGGCCCTCATAGCTACGTGGGGTTGGCAGCTGTTATCGAATAACAACTATTTATGTTGTGGGATTCTTAAGGCTAAATATTTAAAAGGGAGAAACTTTTTCTTGGCTAAATAGGGAGTTGGACTCTTTGTTTTGGAAAATTCTGGTGAGGACAATTCCTCTTTTGAGAAAAAGGGGCAATAAAGATTCCTAGGCATGGTCATTCGATTTGCATTTGGGAAGATCCTTGGGTACCTTATGTGGACAACTTTCGACCTTCACCAAAGGGAGATCCCAAGAATGGGTGCTTCTATGCCTCTGATTTTATGTTAAATGGAGAGCATTGGAACATGTTGAAATTGCAAGAGACGTTTTCCCCAGAAGATGTTGAGGCGATTTGTAAAATTCCAATTAATGGATTTGCTACGGATGATAAATGGGTGTGGATCCATAATGCAAATGATCAATTTACAACTAAATCTGCACATCTTACTCTTATCCTTAATAGAGAGCCAAATGTCTAGTTCATGAATTCGTGGGAATGGAATAAATTATGGAATGCTAAGATTCATGAAAGGCACaagatgctttgtggtgcattCTCTCAGTAGCTATCCCTGTCCGAGATCGACTACTTTTGATATTTGAAGTGGATGATGTATCTTGTCCTTTATGTGGAAGTGATAAGGAATCTATTGACCATATATTTCTATTATGTGGTTTTGCTAGAAGTCTTTGGTTCTCCTCAACTTGGGGGCTTGTTCCTACACCTGCTACCCCGTCCTGCAAAGATTGGCTACTCTTCATATGGGCATCGAAAAGGTTTGGAATTAATACATCTGAGTTCATGTTGAATGCATCTCTAATCATGGATAAAATTTGGTTTTGCAGGAATGATCTTATCCACAATAAAAGAAAACGGAATGCCCTTAAGTGTATGGAAGATGTTAAGCTAAATTTTGAGTCGTATAAGGTAACGCTGATCCTAGAGAACATAAGAAAGGAAGTCAATGGATGGATGCCTCCATTCCAAGGATGGGTGAAGGTGAATTTTGATGTTGCTTGTGGACAATACCTGATGATGCTTTACGTAGTGGCTGGAAACCATTTGGGGGAAGTGCTTTGGGTAGTCACAAAGGAAACAATGTCGTCCAGTGGCAGAGCCAGGATTCAATTGTAGTGGGGGCATATGAAAATAATACATTAAATATAAAGTCAATTACAATTCTCATTCtagcaaaataaaaaattacaattcTCCTCGTCTAGTTTTCATATTTTGAAAGCGTAGCATAATAGTTTCATTATCTATAGCATCACAAATTTCTTTCTCAATGTATACAACCAAACTGTCATTCATCCATTGATCTCCCATTCGGTTGCGTAACTTGTTCTTCACAATGTTCATGGCAGAAAATGATCTCTCAACTGTAGCTATAGCAGCAGGATATGCCAACGCTAAATTTAACAAACGATAAACCAAGAATATACCTTATTCAATCTTGTTtcaaccattttttttttgtgagatcACCAATTCCTTTCAAATCTCCAAACTCTTTACTTGTGCGCATATCAACAATGTAAGTCTCAAGTTGATCATCAAGTGCCAAGATTTCAAAAGCAAAAAAATCATCTCGATAAAACTCGGCAAATTGAATTAATTTTTCCTTGTTAAAAGCATAGAATAAATCAACAGGAGACAAACATGACATGCATACAAGCAATTCAGTATTCACCTCATTGAAACAATTATTTAGCTCTAGAAGTTGCATATCAATCACTGAATAAAATAGCTCCACACGAAAGAAATGCAAGTTTGTAATTTCATGGGATTTGCATCGTGATCTACCTCGAGGTGTCCAAATATCATCCATCTTGGGAATATTAATCTAGTtctttttgcaaaatgaagagaCTTGATCAAGAAGATAATCCCACCCATTCTCCCGCATGTTTTGTAATTGTTGCTTGCATATCTTAACTAAGCACATGACATTTAAAATATCTCGATCCTCCCTTTGTAGTGCTCTTGACAACTCATTAATATGGTTCTCATTAAATGGAGACTAAATATAAAATCAAATAATTGCATCGTTTCCAACAAATTCTTTGCTTCAAATCTTTGTTCACTTGATCCATCATCAACAACTGTTTCAATAACTGTAATGCCCgaaaatccctaatgcgatttaatgattggattagtaggctgggagggccataattgatttattatgccattaaatgattatatgcatgtttatgtgaattatattataatatgatgttaaatgcatgcatgtgggtccacatttcattataaggtcattttggtaatttggcccgttgaagccatatttgtatattttggtgcatgtttgtgatttatggatgagatcccattattatgtggatatattcgagctattcggcatgagacgatcttaggttgcaaattagcggttttgtcataacggggtcaattattgggatattggataatgagaattattaattgatgatatattgggagttagtgagattaggaggaaattctgggagttttgactatttttcccccgatgacgtttttgggaccccgagcattaggatttgtttgaggttacataagtttgaagtaacctgtcagaaagaaAACCTACGTTCAAACACTTTTCTCTGGCACCCGTTATCCTTTTTGACTGATCGTTGCAATTTCGAAAGAAACTTGGgttttaggagtcggaatcaagcgaggatcgagacatagcgatcctaggaaagattagaagcttcttgaccgaaggatttagcaagaaacaacttaatcaaaggtaatccaagctttaagttttgagttttagagtttctaagctctgatttggattttgtgtgttgatgagtttttgatttgtttgagcttcaagttttgatgattttggattattaggatgtttgagaactttgatttttggatttggagatgtttaagtaggtttttggaaggattcaAAGGTGGAAAATCGGGGTTATGGCTGAATTTGCAGGCGGGGCCGCGATCctattcttgggcaccgcggcccgaGCTTGGTGCAAATGGGCAGTGGAGTTGAGGGGCCTGGGGGTCGCAGCACTGGGGAAGGAAggccgcggcgcttgcttcagGCGCCTTTGTCttggttgggggccgcggctcagtgaggtgggggccgcgacgcttgagggttttgaggccaaagtagtgttttgatcatgggaactcaaaccttaggcctcgggatcgttcctactacccggtttagtaggattcgatgtcccggtgtagagtccaagaactttacttagttagttagatagtagtagtaatagtaatagctagtagtagttgtagtatgtttatgactgtggattttggttcaagttgggacttagttggacactcatagtaacacttgtagattttataagtttaacctatagtttaagaatattaattataacataaggtttgattaatattgctggttattaatatgacaattattataacataaggtttagatagagccaataagaatatgacacttgtcatgagcatggttattcctaaggtttagatagagctaatagaattatgacatttgtcatatgcatgattattaaggaattattattttaatgataaaataagggaaatataagacttagtcttcaccaaaatctgttagaagcatgacatttgtcacaattttatttatttgtggattaggttgtaaataaattttttgtaactttagggtactataacttCTGACTTATTTTTGACcaagttatattatgaatttcgaaaaatagtatttctagaaagttgtagataattgaattaactttctaacggtataaatagagtctaaataggattctatttgtttttattatttttgttttaaaaatcaagttttgactccttaaacctctctctgaataatttgaccaagtcctaagcctttggctgaagaatattcaaatattttcaattaaattcattatttttattcaaagccataaagaagatttttattcctagaactctataaatagaacctagcaccaagcatttttaatcattcttcaagcattgatcagagccttccaagtgctagtgagactatagagtgataaacacttgggttggggttataagcttaatcattataagcttaataaacacttgggaagtaaggttatagtgtattttagtttcgaggtatagttcggtcatagaagcattcaaggtattcctaattctagttcctttctgtattgattcttatagttcttctctactcaaatcctaactcagtcttttctattcttagttaggcatctaagttcttgaacttgaggttcttgttggtaagtatcttttcgatggtgtagttcattcttttcatctcttttccttagtatactcacctctctattatggtttttaggagtgttccaaagtcccgatcttgttctcacatctcggtttttggtaaggaaaatagggtagatttgtatgcttttatgttgttgatatatgttgtaagtatgatatgtttttagttgttggattgtttagataacaatcacataatttgtttagataacaaatatataacttgtttagataacaagtctcaatagtagattccttgggcatatgattgtttagataacagccccataaatttatacgacttgtttagataactagccccgtaaatttatgggcatatgattgcttagctagcaagtcccaagaagtataatggccattataaaaGATGTTGTATGTATATAGTTATGtgattatagtttacagtttatagtttatagtttatgtatatgtatatgtttcatgcttctagtagattttccttgctgggtattaggATCActtctttatgttttatatgtgcaagaaattagttatggcggcgggaaggttcttggcagcttggggatgtgtattgaggcaggatggaatcggtggattgcgtgtatgattcgaggatgaagtttttaagtcttttagttataatttctatgtattatttttccgcacttaattttgtaacccatttatttaagttatgttttgttttattttcaaaacaatgggatcccatattctaagtgagatttttatgtatttaaacctttactttacatttttaaataaagttatggtgttttcatatgtacgttttcttaaggttagtatagtagttattaatggtccaaggtctagaatagttgggtcgttacacccggaggctaggtcttggttcgggaacctttgttattcattttactgatggaatcccatatttggttatgactaggtgaccgctaagggactaaaaggcagatcgttctcaagagtcgttcctttactaattcttgcttgaaccaaaggtaagaaaattacaccctATATATATAGCATGCATgtttattattgaggcatgttgattgtgtaaatgtggacattgattgcatattaaatacttagcaaatcttgcttacttgtgtatggcactgattattcAGAATCGGAACCggtcgcgtgttactgacctaagagataagcgtcatgaacacagagccgataaaagattagatctagtaGACATCGACATTGAATGACTCAcatggagcattaatgctggaccaaccctaagttcgatgaaaattataagcgcttgtctagtctatgactagttactcaaagccagggccgaaggcctaggtgactgtttcgtcacatggctaagggaacagaatcccacgttagtgactctatggtcactcggtaggtttatgttggtgactatctcatcagatacctatctcgtttaagctagtgaaatgatcacttatttgtaaagggaacagaacccaccttagtgacttttataactgtcactcctctattttggactaaaagtcctcgatggttattatgatcatgtgtacatatgcggccgcttgaccaccacggccaaggagttctcaggggaactagggggtttactctatttttgccgcttagaacggcggATTGTAAATTttgtactgtaatgaccattttgtatcgtaaataacttgtaaatgtttttatgggcccatgaacagttttatgttttaaataaaatatattatttccttttgattggttttccatcttaacctattaataacacctagaagcacgtttttagccaaagaactcggttagcgagttaagcacggttcaaagttcaccgtaactgtcttggggtaactagggcgttacaataacttTAATTGTAGATGAAAAGATAGTAATCAATCTCATTAACGTACCATAATGTGAACCCCAACGTGTGTCTCCAGAGCGTTTAAGAGAAGTATTTTGATTCAAACCACGTCCCCTTGAAATCTCACCATTTTCAAGTGCTTCCGCAACTATTTTAGCCTGATTATCTTGAAGAATATTACAATGCTTAGATGACCCACTAACAACATTCACCACactagaagtaaaaaaaaaatagtaaatatgTCTTCTGGCCACAGCTACAAGCGCTAATTGAAGTTGATGTGCAAAACAATGAATGTAAAAAGCATAAGGATTTTCCTTCAAAATAAGTACTTTAAGATCGTGGAACTCACCCTGCATATTACTTGCTCCATCATAACCTTGTCCTCTTAATCTTGATATACTCAACCCATATCTTGAAAATAGTTATCAATTGCAACCTTAAGAGACAAAGCAGTAGTGTTAGGAACATGTTCAATGCCTATAAAGTGTTCAATCACATGTCCATTCTTGTCCACATAACGCAACACAATAGCCATTTTCTCCTTTGTCGATATATCACGAGATTCATCAACTAAAATAGAGAAAAGAGAATCTCCAATACCTTTGATAATAATATTGGTCGTTTCAACTGCGGCAGCATTAACGATGTCTTTCTAAATATCGGGTGATGTTAATTTCAGATTTTCAGGAGCATTTTTAATGTAGCAATTCTAACATCATCATTAAAATAACCTGCAAATCGTAAAAGCTCTACGAAGTTACCCTGATTTGTTGAGTTTGGAGATTCATCATGGCCACGAAAGGCAAGTCCTTGTCGTAAAAGATATCGTACTTACATCACAGATGTTTCCAACCGGGTTCAATATTCTTTTTTGACTTGACTTGACTGCTTAGAAATAATAGTTTCAATATGTTGCTTTTGGTTCATCAAGGCTTCATAGTTTCTACGAGCTTGATTGTGCTTGCTACCAACATGTCCAACATGAGTACTAATCTTTCTATCTTTCTCCAATTTGAAAACCCTTCAATAACAAAAGATTGGTTGCCTGGCTTTTTACCACCGGTTGGTCTGAAAAGATAACACCACAAACAAAATACAACATATTTTTCTATGCTATATTCCAACCAATTATAATCATCAAACCAATCAGGATTAAATATTCTAAATGCTTGTCCACATTTTTTCTTGGGAAAATCATGATGTCGAGGTTGACAAGGATCCATTTGCATATAATGGCTTCTAACTTGGTCTCGAATATTTGGATTATAATTCAAAATTGGGATCCTTAAACCTGGATCAGTGGGAAGATCTCCAAGATTGAATTCTGCTTTACTTGTCTTTGTCTTTGCATTTGCATCGTTGTTTGCTTTTTTTCTTCCAAAAAATGGAAGCTCTAATTTTCTTTTcaaatctttatccatatctctatttaaaaaaaattatgtcaaaCTTAGTAAAGATATAATAAAACAAAAGTGCAATATGTCAAGCATTTTCATACCAATATACATATAGAGAAATCATCACTAGAAGCATATATGATATATAGTAGTATATCATAAATTCTTTCAGCATAATTAAACACTATCCTTGATTTTACCAATAACAAACTCAGCAAGCACTAATTCTCAACAATTCAGTGTTGTATTTGGTTCCCCTGAACCTGATTATGTCGTTTAATGCTATTTACTAATACAAACATTAGAAGTATAATGTCACCAGTCCTTAAAATAATTATCTGTCGAAAATGCACAATCACAACACTAAAGTTAGATTAAACACCACTatttatatattcatttaaaaagtgatccttaaaaaaatatatacttggtATGAAAGCTACTTTTTTGCTTGAAAAAGTGGTTGCAGATTACAGTTAATAAACTATTAGCTCGAATGAAAAACTTGTCTAAACCCAAAGAAAAAAGTCATGAAAAAAACAACTTTTTTTAGCCCCTGCTACAAGTAATGGAAAAATCTGTCCCAAGGAAGAAGGCATATAAATTAatgaaattattcataatttttatttatgtatttaaaaaaaagataaaatatgtattattatttatttatttttgtattttgagAAAAGAACTCAATAACTAAAAACAGAGCAATTCTTGTAAACATAAAAGAAAAGTTGAGCAAAAAAACAAATTTTATGACAACCAAAATCGAGAAAAAACTTAAAAAGATGAAAACTTGGTTTGATCAACTCAAAactagaaaagaaaagaagagagagagagacccaATACAAAAAAAAGACTCAAAAAAAGAAGTTTAAAAAATAGAGAAACCCAAATCGTCTGAATACTTACAAGAATACATATTTTATAGGTTGTATTCCCTTTCTCGTTGAACCACCATCTCTATATACAATCTATGAGCAAACTGAAAATTTTTCCAAACAAAAAAAAGCAAAAATAAATCAGAAACATAATCAAATTAaatatcaaaacaaaaaaaaaacttatacacgaagaaaataaagattttaagctttttttttttaccttaacAGTGCTTAGAACAAGCACGAAGATTAAGAAAGTGGAAGACAAATTGGAGGGTTTCCCAATTTTAAGTTTCATAttaaaaatatgtcaaaaaaattatatatatatataaaagataaaTGGGACTGGGGGCATGTGCCCCCACATGCCCCCACTTGGCTCCGCCCCTGATGTCGTCCTCTATGATGGTTGGTGAAGCCTGAGCTGGCCTCCTAGCAATCAAGATTGCTATCTCAAAAGAGCTCTAAGTATGTACAAATTGAAGGGGATGCAgcctgtaatgtcccaaattccctaatgtggcttaatgcctagattagggggctgggagggccataattgatttaatatacaattatgtgattaaatgatgataattgcatgcatgtgggttcacttATTATTTgaagggtattttcgtaatttggcccgttgaggacatatctgtatatttatgtgcatgtttatgatttatggatgagaccacaatATAATGTGGATATgcttgagctattcggcatgagacgatcctagaacgcaagaatagcggtttggtcataacctgattaatttccaggctcggggtaagtctgggggtaatttgatgcttagtacattacgaggaatgaacgggtaatgagttatgatttaattattatttgagaatattgggaataacgggaatttgaggacgttaattatgattagcgggataagCGGGAAATGAttattttgcccttgggtggctgtatAGGAATTAAAtgggcttaggggcattttggtgttttgaccaagggttatattttaaattaagtgGCTGATTGTAGAAGCTTTAGGCAGAAAAAAACAGAGTTATTTTCCTTCTCCCTCTCGATCATTTCTTCCTATCttctcctttgaatttttgaagcaagATTGAGGTTTCAAGCTACGAGATCAAAGCTTGAGGGTTTAGGGTTGTGATCAGTAGCtgaaggggattcaaacctgTGATTTAGGTAAGGTTTCAGCCATGTTTTTCTGGTTTTGCTatgtttttaagttagtttttgaacttgaggtttgatCTTTGAAGTGGTATATATGGTGTGGTTTTGAGTgggttaaagcttgggttt
The genomic region above belongs to Humulus lupulus chromosome 1, drHumLupu1.1, whole genome shotgun sequence and contains:
- the LOC133830545 gene encoding uncharacterized protein LOC133830545, producing MDKDLKRKLELPFFGRKKANNDANAKTKTSKAEFNLGDLPTDPGLRIPILNYNPNIRDQVRSHYMQMDPCQPRHHDFPKKKCGQAFRIFNPDWFDDYNWLEYSIEKYVVFCLWCYLFRPTGGKKPGNQSFVIEGFSNWRKIERLVLMLDMLKDIVNAAAVETTNIIIKGIGDSLFSILVDESRDISTKEKMAIVLRYVDKNGHVIEHFIGIEHVPNTTALSLKVAIDNYFQDMG
- the LOC133830536 gene encoding uncharacterized protein LOC133830536, yielding MQGEFHDLKVLILKENPYAFYIHCFAHQLQLALVAVARRHIYYFFFTSSVVNVVSGSSKHCNILQDNQAKIVAEALENGEISRGRGLNQNTSLKRSGDTRWGSHYVIDMQLLELNNCFNEVNTELLVCMSCLSPVDLFYAFNKEKLIQFAEFYRDDFFAFEILALDDQLETYIVDMRTTLAYPAAIATVERSFSAMNIVKNKLRNRMGDQWMNDSLVVYIEKEICDAIDNETIMLRFQNMKTRRGEL